taaaagttcatggaggtgacaaataagggctgtgattggctattaggcagcctttatgcaccctatccgcttacaggggctttatttggtaggaaatcttgtttttattcaaccaaaacttgcccccaagtcaggaattcaaaaataactccctggtttgggggcactgagagcaacatctaaggggttggggagcaacatgttgcccctgagccactggttggggatcactgggttagactgtcacggttggggttaTGTTTTCCTGCagaaaaggcgcttgcgaggggacatgattactctgtacaagtaaattagaggggattatagacagatatcaggggatcttttttccatggaaatgatcaatgcaccagagccccccctcccccccctttagacttgaggaattGAAATTTCATGGAGAGGGCAGTGAAGTTATGGAAAGCCCTGCCTATAtatggtttgtatgtgagtgtatatataggtctgtataggtgtgtatttatatgtgcactggggtcaGTATTGCTGTATTTCATAAAATGAAACTCTCACTGATCTGCTCTCTGTAGGGAACTTCCCAGCCCAGGACAGAAGCTCACGCTGAATTAATTCTgggcatgccttccctctcctgcttaatttatatttaatatcttTTGTACCACTGGCTGGCAacattcagccaatcagatcaatgagATACAAATGAAGCAGGACAGGGAAGGCACGAGCAGTAACCATTTCAACGTCCTGTTTGGGCAGAGAGCAGATGTgagagagttttagcagcactgatcctggtctgtagcatcaaaactaaacattttcccACAGGGTTTTCTCTACAGAATCTAGCAGAGTGTCAAAATGTGTGATGCGCCTCACCTAACTTGTTTTCAAAGCAATGGACCACCAGGGCGATACTGTCTGCAATGACCTCTCCGCTCTCTAGAACCAGATAAACCAAGATCTTGGCAGAAGGGGAGACATTAGTTCCAACAGGGAGGTCAAATAAGAAGTTCCCTTGTGCCTCTGTAAAAAATGAGTGGACCCAGTCAGGAAACACCCCAGAtattattaaagggacactgtcatgatatttatggggtacattttatttttaaatgacactgttacacagcaaataattccctctgccatttaaccttttattcttgcaccaacaaatgtatttgtagctgtaatattggtgtgtaggcgccatctcagtgccttgtgcctgagtctgagctttcagccagcgctacacattagaactgctttcagctaacctattgtttctcctactcccatgtaactggaggagtcccaagccggacttggatttcttactattgagtgctattctgatacctactgggagctgctatcttgctcccttcccattgttctgctgatcggctgctgggggggaggggggaggataatactccaacttgcaacacagcagtaaagtgtaactgaattttatcagagcacaggtcacatggctgtggcaccctgggaaatgaagaatatggctagcaccatgggaaaaacagattacaatgcaggattctgtgtTCCTTTAAACTCTGTATATTTCTGAACAGCCCATTGCAAACCCAAATGAGACCATCAATGTTGCCCAGTTACTTACCTTGATTTGGGATAAGTGCCAATGTGTGTTTGCCATTTTCTACTATACCTCCCTTTGCCATTACCTGTGAATAGAGAACACCTTCATTTTACATTATCCCCAACCTTCAAACTAGACCCTAAATAGgtgtcctttttaaaaaatatttagtgggtctaatattgtatattaatgtatatttgtttCTAAAAGAACAAACATCAGTCCACAACATTATGGACTATGCACCCAATGGATTGGGTTAGAATACAAGAAATACAATAGAAAGAAACAAAGCAATTCACAATGGTGGAACAGTGTAAGTAAACCAAGGGACTACAGAGGGAATGAGAACCCACCAGGTAGTGAAACACTGCGTTTCTTGCCTCGCCAACACCCTCAGGAGTCAGAATGTAATGCACATTGAATTTCTTTACTATTTGACACTCCAAAGTCCTGTGGATAGGCTGGATTTTCAGAAAGCTTTTGCTCCGGGAGTAGAAATGGTTAACGGTGCGTGTATCCTCTTCATACGATGCAGTCAGCCACCTGTGCCCGGAGCAGTAGTCTCCAGTCTTGTAGCTGGCCTAGGACATAGACAGACCAGAGGATAATTTCTTCTTGTGCTTTATAGGGAAGAACCACAGAAGAACCATAATCCCTCATTGGAGCATCACCTTGATCCTGACAGATGACAGTTGGAAAGAGCTGGTATCAATGGAGAACTCTGCTGTTCCATCCTGCCCAGTTGTATAGGTGAAATTGGTTCCATCATCCCCCAAATAAACCCCCACGGTCTCATTGCTCATTGGGTTCCCAGCTGCATCCTCCAAGAACACCTGTAGGAAGTCACAAGTTATATCACGGGGCTTATGGTACAATAAATCAGATGGATCTCATTCTCATCTGGTGTTTACTGCCGTGCCCGTCTTTACCCTTCTTTGTTTATCAAGGAACTTCTAAACCAAGGGATCTACCCACCTGTCCATACAAAGGGATGCCTTTTTTATAGTGGGAGTCCAAATGCCGAAAAGATACTATAGCCAAGGTGCTCTTGATCTCAGAAGAACCTTCACCGGTCAGTTCCACACCTGCCAGGGACAGAGATCTTCTTAGTTTCTTAACTAACTCTACAGCCGCTCTGTTTACTGCCCCAGTGGCCATGGACTTGTTTTAAGACATCCACTGAAAAACATATCCATTGCTTATTCTGAATAAAACCAGTGAGATCCATGGCCGAATCCTTAGTACCCACCGTCCCAGTATTGGCTCCACCACAtgtcctagatcagtgatccccaaccagtggctcggggggaacatgtccctccccaaccccttggatgttgctctcagtgcccccaaaccagggagttatgtttgaattcctgacttggggcaagttttggttgaataaaaacaagatttcctaccaaataaagcccctgtaagcggatagggtgcatagaggcccctaatagccaattacggtccttatttggctcctccatgaacttttatggtgcttttgttgctccccaagtctttttacatctgactgtggctcccgagtaagaaaggttggggacccctggcctagagcTTCACCTTACCCCTAATTATCTGGGAGCTCCTCTATCCTACATCTCTCACCTGTCCCGTCCTCTGTTATTTTGGCCGAAGCTATGATTTTCATCTCATAACCTGCCCGTCTCATCTGGAAGACTTTGGTGTTCACCACATCCGAGATGCAGCCATTAGGATCGGCCTAAAATGAGAAGTTGCTGTTGTTTAAATGGGGAAttcttcattaaaggggacctgtcgccatAAGAAATAATCCCAGATCCTTTTCTATCAGgtaagttgagcaaaataaacgttacttacactatataaactctGTATTTTtgtcccttcagtcttggagtttacagtcacagccagcaggccggcgccattttgggaacactgttattaaggcaaagctttgtatccccccaaatcctatgcatttgccatctaggggaTGTATAGGAagcgctgaatggaaagttaaagtagtCGGAATTACAAATCGGAGCGGTCAATCATATTTcctgcctgcggcatagaggcggggcaggtaacatatgattgacagctcagttttttatatacatttataacaggtatggatgatttaataaacaaaagaatttgggtttcatgtttcacttttaaaggacttttattatacagctttatatgaTGGCTTCAATGCAAAAGTGGAAGAGttgtgggggttatgtaataaaaggcactaagtttgcccaggagcagtaacccatggcaaccaaacagcaggtagaaTATAGTGGTCTCCTGTttagaagcaaacatcttattggttgctataggttactgctcctgggcaaacacaacaccttttattacatatgggggtcagagTTAAGTAAAAACCTAATTGTTCCTATAATCTGAATTGACACCCCCTTAGGAAAGCATCCATGTACTAGAGATACCTACACGTTGGGAAATCTCCTCACAAACCCCGTCTTCTTCCCCTTGGCATAGATTGTAACGGTCAGAGAACTTTCTGCACACTCGGACGTTGATCCTTCCCAACACCGGCTTTCCGTACGTGTATCTGGTGAGAGATGAGAGAGTCGATGTAGATACAACCGTCCTATGACTAATGAGAAGTTAATGCAATGCAGCACAAAGCTTCAGGATTAAAGTGCTGGTAGAAGGAAGTGGTATCTATGGGAGGGATTGGCCCTTAGCAACAGGTAAGACGTGGCAgttcatttgcaattggtctaaattttttattatttgtactttttttagttatgtcactttttgttcagctgctctccaatttggagtttcagcagctatgtggttgctaggctccgtattaccttagcaaccagagagtggtttgaatgaaagactgatatgacaataggagaggacttgaatagaaaaacatgttataaatagtgataagcgaatccgTCCAGTTTCGCTTCAGCTGAAAGGtctcaaaactgtgaaaaaaattcccaaaaggtgtcaattttttttctaaggcaataataaataataaaaagcctcacagagcaatagggtttggctgccggggtcagtgacccccatttgaaagctgcaaagagttataagAAGACGGCAAATAATATTCATTCAaaaaaattatgaagaccaactgaaatgttgcctagaattggccattctataacatactaacagtttatttgaggggaaccaccccttttagaAGATCTTccctatataaatatgtgttctTGCCCCAGTATTGTTAGGGTCGCTGGCAGTTTCACCTGCACCTCATATTGTGGCAACACTGAAACATATACAGGCAGGAGTCAGATCTGGGGGGGCAGCAATAGATACAGCAGGTCTGTGTTGGGTGAGTCTGGGGGGGGGCTGACAAACACTGAGCTTTGAATTCAATTCTGTGCAAATCAAATAGTTTATCAAATAAAGGCTGCAGAGTTATACagagtattataagggataatgtaccccctactgtaaatgataaggatattagcagtcactgaggggttctgtgcccatataaaggcacaaggctgcaggctgagttatacagggaactctgagtatcactcatgtattataagggataatgtaccccctactgtaaatgataaggatattagcagtcactgaggggttctgtgccccccatataaaggcacaaggctgcaggctgagttatacagggaactctgagtatcactcatgtattataagggataatgtaccccctactgtaaatgataaggatattagcagtcactgagccACATTCCTGGCGCTTGCCTACAGTTTGATTTAGAGGCTATTTATCTAACAATACACAGGACTTATCAGATCCACTGAAGCGAAACGGACACGTTCCGGCACTTTACAGGAACTCCGAAATCGGTCTGAATGCCCCGAATgcgcagctgaaatctgcccctgtatggtcaCATTGAGGTAGGTAGGCAAGGGTTTAAAAAGTAGAACAgagtggcaaccaatcagcaattagcttcaAGCAATGAGAGgcaaatgtgattggttgctgccAGTCAGTACATATGTGCAATTCAAGCCTCACTGGTTGTTGCAGTAAAACGGATCCCTAAATGGCCCCCCCATGCTACAGTGGGTACATGCTACCAACTATGGGAAGGGATCGCTGGAATAATGCCAAGGGAAATCCTAGGAGAAATTGTCAGATCATCCGAAAAAGGACAATAAGAAATCACAAGCTTAGTGCCCCCCCGAACCTGCATTCCCCCCACTAACGGCCTCTCTCTAGCTTTCCCCTGGGAGCTCTCAGTACCCAACGCTGTCTCTCATTTTCCCCTCTCCTTCCCTCAGCCGTGTCTCTGCCTAACAGACTGCTGCCTCTCTTTGCTTTATCCCCCAAAACATGGATTATTgctattactgccccccccagtatggCACTGCTCGTCTCTCATTTAATTTCCCAAAATCCACCTTTTCCACTCATTCTTCCCACTAATTGTTCCTATCAGCAAACCCCCATTTCATTtctcatccccccccccataaccaTTCAGACTCTCTCACCCCAAAAGGTTCTGTCTCATATCTCTGACCCCAGTGACCTTATCCCTCTCACCCCCCGACCCTCAAGCATCTCCAACAATCTTATTCTGCTCCTCATCAATCTATTAAATCTCTCATCCCATTCTGCACCCATGTATCCTGCCGGCACCCACGTCTCCTGCCGGCACCCACGTCTCCTTCTGCCGGCACCCACGTCTCCTTCTGCCGGCACCCACGTCTCCTTCTGCCGGCACCCACGTCTCCTTCTGCCGGCACCCACGTCTCCTTCTGCCGGCACCCACGTCTCCTTCTGCCGGCACCCACGTCTCCTTCTGCCGGCACCCACGTCTCCTTCTGCCGGCACCCACGTCTCCTTCTGCCGGCACCCACGTCTCCTTCTGCCGGCACCCACGTCTCCTTCTGCCGGCACCCACGTCTCCTTCTGCCGGCACCCACGTATTCTGCCAGAACCCCCCAAATATTCTGCCAGCACCCACGTCTCCTGCCAGCACCCACGTATTCTGCCAGCACCCACGTATTCTGCCATCACCCACGTATTCTGCCAACCCCCATTATATCTTTTCCTTCTGTCTTACTcttgtctctccccattataccccccatgtGTCCCGCATTCACATGTTCATTCCCACAGCCCCCTGTATACTGCTTGTATTCCCCCTCACCATATTATAAAAGCACCcatataccccctgcctgtctctccccattataccccctgcctgtctctccccattatacccctgcctgtctctccccattataccccctgcccgtctctccccattatacccctcatgtctctccccattataccccctgcccgtctctccccattataccccctgcccgtctctccccattataccccctgcccgtctctccccattataccccctgcccgtctctccccattataccccctgcccgtctctccgcattataccccctgcccgtctctccccattataccccctgcccgtctctccccattataccccctgcccgtctctccccattataccccctgcccgtctctccccattataccccctgcccgtctctccccattataccccctgcccgtctctccccattataccccctgcccgtctctccccattataccccctgcctgtctctccccattataacccctgcctgtctctccccattataccccctgcccgtttctccccattatacc
The sequence above is a segment of the Xenopus tropicalis strain Nigerian chromosome 7, UCB_Xtro_10.0, whole genome shotgun sequence genome. Coding sequences within it:
- the LOC105945598 gene encoding alpha-2-macroglobulin; translation: MRRAGYEMKIIASAKITEDGTGVELTGEGSSEIKSTLAIVSFRHLDSHYKKGIPLYGQVFLEDAAGNPMSNETVGVYLGDDGTNFTYTTGQDGTAEFSIDTSSFQLSSVRIKASYKTGDYCSGHRWLTASYEEDTRTVNHFYSRSKSFLKIQPIHRTLECQIVKKFNVHYILTPEGVGEARNAVFHYLVMAKGGIVENGKHTLALIPNQEAQGNFLFDLPVGTNVSPSAKILVYLVLESGEVIADSIALVVHCFENKLGWSR